The following proteins are co-located in the Candidatus Competibacteraceae bacterium genome:
- a CDS encoding carboxypeptidase regulatory-like domain-containing protein, which yields MATMRTMGLIAAALALSGGLPRPADAQQMYTPTPYDSPPPRYPEPPPVRPDPPYELAPGGPIQFYSRPAGPAQPPAPPAPPPRPYVAPTPAPAEEYPAYSPYAEETGPGWLPPGDLIQVQDDRGIRYASGGVGEGERAELNALSGQFNLRLLFAMQGSGDYLADIKVTIVDQRGETVLRAESNGPWFYAQLPPGAYTVEASTPDQTQRQPVTIGARQSRLNFYWR from the coding sequence ATGGCAACGATGCGAACGATGGGCTTGATTGCGGCGGCGCTGGCGCTGAGCGGTGGATTGCCGCGGCCGGCCGACGCGCAACAGATGTACACGCCCACGCCTTACGATTCGCCGCCGCCACGCTACCCGGAGCCGCCACCGGTCAGGCCCGACCCCCCTTACGAACTGGCACCCGGGGGTCCCATCCAGTTTTACAGCCGACCGGCCGGGCCAGCCCAACCACCGGCACCGCCCGCGCCCCCGCCGCGCCCGTATGTGGCCCCGACACCCGCGCCCGCGGAGGAATATCCAGCCTACTCACCCTATGCGGAAGAGACCGGACCCGGCTGGCTGCCACCGGGCGATTTGATCCAGGTTCAGGATGATCGAGGCATCCGTTACGCCTCCGGCGGCGTGGGCGAAGGCGAACGCGCCGAACTCAACGCGCTGTCCGGCCAGTTCAATCTGCGGCTGCTGTTCGCCATGCAGGGCAGTGGCGACTATCTGGCGGACATCAAGGTCACCATTGTGGACCAGCGCGGCGAGACTGTGCTGCGCGCTGAATCGAACGGCCCCTGGTTCTATGCCCAACTACCGCCGGGCGCCTACACCGTGGAAGCCAGCACGCCCGATCAAACCCAGCGGCAACCCGTGACCATCGGCGCCCGCCAGTCCCGACTGAATTTCTATTGGCGTTGA